Proteins encoded by one window of Melopsittacus undulatus isolate bMelUnd1 chromosome 23, bMelUnd1.mat.Z, whole genome shotgun sequence:
- the LOC117437571 gene encoding LOW QUALITY PROTEIN: cAMP-specific 3',5'-cyclic phosphodiesterase 4C-like (The sequence of the model RefSeq protein was modified relative to this genomic sequence to represent the inferred CDS: deleted 1 base in 1 codon): MEPVPGSRKSLSLSLPVPREGSSTLRPPQHLWRQPRTPIRIRHRGFSDAERPRPRPMERADAVDTGDRPGLRKSRMSWPSSLHGAPSTGRRLEAENGPPPEAQPPPGLVLVPGGAPGQRRESFLYRSDSDFDGSPKSLSRTSSVTSDVHGEDLIVTPFAQVLASLRSVRSNFSILTNVPPPPGSKRSPIGSQPPPCPPVLSEETSQQLARETLEELDWCLEQLENLQTHRAVSEMASNKFKRMLNRELTHLSEMSRSGNQVSEYISSTFLDKQHEVEIPAPGPKERDKKRRPPPPLGQLRGGGGKQLPPPGGAGGCGVPRFGVSTDREELLGKELESINKWGLNIFRVAEFSNNHSLSCIMFSVFQERDLLRTFRMAPQTLLTFVRTLESRYRPHVAYHNSLHAADVVQSTHVLLATPALDAVFTDLEILAALFAAAIHDVDHPGVSNQFLINTNSELALLYNDESVLENHHLAVGFQLLQEENCDIFQSLSRRQRQSLRKMVIDMVLATDMSKHMSLLADLKTMVETKKVTSSGVLLLDHYTDRIQVLRNMVHCADLSNPTKPLELYRQWTERIMEEFFRQGDRERERGMEISPMCDKHTASVEKSQVGFIDYIVHPLWETWADLVHPDAQDILETLEENRDWYHSRVPHSPSPPPPPPTPPPLGPPPIPPHFRFDLPLDEDEEGGGHDPTLGPPPCEDEDGEAPPHPPYVPPPKRPPGRPPEGEEEEGPDQGDGGGG, encoded by the exons ATGGAGCCGGTACCGGGGTCCAGGAAGAGCCTCTCCCTATCGCTCCCGGTGCCCCGGGAGGGCTCCAGCACCTTGAGgcccccccagcacctctggCGCCAGCCCCGCACCCCGATCCGCATCCGGCACCGGGGGTTCTCCGACGCCGaacggccccggccccggcccaTGGAGCGGGCGGACGCGGTGGACACCGGGGACCGGCCCGGGCTGCGCAAGTCCCGAATGTCGTGGCCGTCGTCCCTGCACGGGGCCCCCAGCACCGGCAGGCG gctggaAGCAGAGAACGGTCCCCCCCCGGAGGCTCAGCCCCCCCCGGGGTTGGTGCTGGTTCCGGGGGGGGCTCCAGGTCAGCGCAGAGAGTCCTTCCTGTACCGCTCGGACAGTGACTTCGACGGCTCCCCCAAGAGCCTGTCCCGGACCTCGTCTGTCACCAGCGACGT GCACGGGGAGGATCTGATCGTGACCCCCTTTGCACAG GTCCTCGCCAGCCTCCGCAGTGTCCGCAGTAACTTCTCCATCCTGACCaatgtccccccccccccgggcagCAA GCGCTCCCCCATTGGCTCCCAGCCCCCCCCCTGCCCACCTGTGCTCTCAG AGGAGACATCCCAGCAGCTGGCCCGGGAGACACTGGAGGAGCTGGActggtgcctggagcagctggagaacCTGCAGACCCACCGAGCGGTCAGCGAGATGGCATCCAACAAG TTCAAGAGGATGCTGAACCGGGAGCTCACCCACCTCTCCGAGATGAGCCGCTCCGGTAACCAGGTCTCCGAGTACATCTCCAGCACCTTCCTCG ACAAACAGCACGAGGTGGAGATCCCGGCCCCCGGCCCTAAGGAGCGGGACAAGAAGCGGCGCCCACCCCCCCCCTTGGGGcagctccgggggggggggggaaagcagCTGCCCCCCCCCGGCGGCGCGGGGGGGTGCGGGGTCCCCCGCTTTGGGGTCAGCACCGACcgtgaggagctgctgggcaag gagcTCGAGAGCATCAACAAGTGGGGGCTGAACATCTTCCGTGTGGCCGAGTTCTCCAACAACCACTCGCTGAGCTGCATCATGTTCAGTGTGTTCCAG gagcGTGACCTGCTGCGCACGTTCCGCATGGCGCCGCAGACGCTGCTGACCTTCGTGCGCACGCTCGAGTCTCGCTACCGCCCCCACGTGGCCTATCACAACAGCCTGCACGCGGCCGACGTGGTGCAGTCCACGCACGTGCTGCTGGCCACGCCCGCGCTCGAC GCCGTGTTCACTGACCTGGAGATCCTGGCCGCGCTCTTCGCTGCCGCCATCCACGATGTCGACCACCCCGGGGTGTCCAACCAGTTCCTCATCAACACCA ACTCGGAGCTGGCTCTGCTCTACAATGATGAGTCCGTGCTGGAGAATCACCACTTGGCCGTTGGCTTCCAACTGCTCCAGGAGGAAAACTGTGACATCTTCCAGAGCCTGAGCCGGCGCCAGCGCCAGAGCCTGCGCAAGATGGTCATCGACATG gtcctGGCCACAGACATGTCCAAGCACATGAGCCTCCTGGCTGACCTCAAGACCATGGTGGAGACCAAGAAGGTGACGAGCTcgggggtgctgctgctggaccacTACACTGACCGCATCCAG GTCCTGAGGAACATGGTCCATTGTGCGGATCTGAGTAACCCCACGAAGCCGCTGGAGCTGTACCGGCAATGGACCGAGCGCATCATGGAGGAGTTCTTCCGGCAGGGAGACCGGGAACGGGAGCGGGGAATGGAGATCAGCCCCATGTGCGACAAGCACACGGCCTCCGTGGAGAAGTCCCAG gTCGGCTTCATCGACTACATCGTGCACCCGCTATGGGAGACCTGGGCTGACCTGGTGCATCCGGATGCTCAGGACATCCTGGAGACGCTGGAGGAGAACCGGGATTGGTACCACAGCCGCGTCCCGCACagcccatccccccccccccccccccccacccccccccccctcgggcccccccccatccca ccccacttCCGCTTCGACCTCCCCctggatgaggatgaggagggaggGGGACACGATCCAACCCTCGGCCCCCCCCCCtgtgaggatgaggatggagaagCCCCCCCCCATCCACCCTATGTGCCCCCCCCCAAGCGGCCCCCGGGGAGACCCCCcgagggggaggaggaggagggaccGGACCAAGGcgatggagggggggggtga